The Penicillium oxalicum strain HP7-1 chromosome IV, whole genome shotgun sequence genome contains a region encoding:
- a CDS encoding Pre-mRNA-splicing factor ATP-dependent RNA helicase PRP43, whose protein sequence is MVDRRSDSDDGARAKRQKMDAGDPRENPYLAHMYEDSNGADASSVLAKFKRHQTTASLAMKAEDGNINPFSGQPFSTKYFSILKSRRDLPVHQQRDEFLQLYQQSQILVFVGETGSGKTTQIPQFVLFDDLPQNQRKMVACTQPRRVAAMSVAQRVAEEMDVRLGEEVGYSIRFEDKTGPKTILKYMTDGMLLREAMHDHNLSRYSTIMLDEAHERTMATDVLMGLLKEVVQRRPDLKIIIMSATLDAQKFQRYFMDAPLLAVPGRTHPVEVFYTPEPEQDYVEAAIRTVLQIHATEDEGDILVFLTGEEEIEDAARKISMEAEEMVREADAGPLKVYPLYGSLPPHMQQRIFDPAPAPLRKGGRPGRKVIISTNIAETSLTIDGIVYVVDPGFSKQKIYNPRIRVESLLVSPISKASAQQRAGRAGRTRPGKCFRLYTEEAFKKELIEQTYPEILRSNLSSTVLELKKLGIDDLVHFDLMDPPAPETLMRALEELNYLACLDDDGNLTELGRLASDFPLDPALAVMLISSPEFYCSNEILSITALLSVPQLFVRPNSQRKRADEMKNLFAHQDGDHLTMLNVYHAFKSPEAQANPKQWCHDHFLSLRSLQSADNVRMQLLRIMERSELEMISTPFEDKKYYENIRRALCAGFFMQVARKESQGKSVYTTIKDNQNVLLHPSTVLAHDAEWVLYNEFVLTTKNYIRTVTAVKPEWLLDIAPTYYDPSSFPKGETQTALLRARDRLARKEKMRAEKRR, encoded by the exons ATGGTCGACCGCCGATCAGACTCAGACGATGGTGCGCGCGCCAAGCGTCAGAAAATGGATGCCGGCGATCCCAGGGAGAATCCCTACCTGGCTCATATGTACGAGGATTCCAATGGCGCAGACGCAAGCTCTGTCCTGGCCAAATTCAAACGCCACCAGACGACGGCGTCTCTAGCCATGAAGGCCGAGGATGGCAATATCAATCCGTTCAGCGGTCAGCCCTTCTCGACCAAGTATTTTTCTATTTTGAAGTCTCGGCGCGATTTGCCAGTCCATCAGCAGCG TGATGAATTCCTTCAGCTATACCAACAATCCCAGATCTTGGTCTTTGTTGGTGAAACCGGTTCCGGAAAGACAACGCAGATTCCTCAATTTGTTCTGTTCGATGACCTGCCGCAGAACCAACGCAAAATGGTCGCTTGTACACAGCCGCGTCGTGTCGCAGCCATGTCGGTGGCTCAGCGTGTCGCAGAGGAAATGGATGTTAggcttggagaagaagtcggTTACAGCATTCGTTTCGAGGACAAGACAGGCCCCAAGACGATCCTCAAGTACATGACCGATGGTATGCTCCTGCGAGAGGCGATGCACGATCACAATCTGTCTCGGTACAGCACAATCATGCTCGACGAAGCCCACGAAAGAACAATGGCCACAGATGTCCTGATGGGTCTGTTGAAGGAGGTTGTGCAGCGTCGACCGGATttgaagatcatcatcatgtccGCTACCTTGGATGCACAAAAGTTCCAACGGTATTTCATGGATGCGCCCCTTCTCGCCGTCCCTGGACGTACCCACCCCGTCGAGGTTTTCTACACTCCGGAGCCTGAACAAGACTACGTCGAGGCAGCCATTCGGACAGTCTTGCAGATTCATGCCACGGAAGACGAGGGTGATATTCTTGTGTTTTTGactggtgaagaagaaatcgAAGATGCTGCCCGGAAAATCAGTATGGAGGCTGAGGAAATGGTGCGCGAGGCCGATGCCGGTCCACTGAAGGTTTATCCGCTTTACGGCAGTCTGCCACCTCACATGCAGCAGCGCATTTTCGACCCTGCGCCAGCTCCTCTCCGTAAGGGTGGGCGACCTGGTCGAAAGGTCATCATCTCTACAAACATTGCCGAAACCTCCCTGACCATCGACGGTATCGTGTATGTGGTGGATCCTGGATTTTCCAAGCAGAAGATTTACAACCCTCGCATTCGTGTTGAATCCCTTCTCGTCTCTCCTATTTCCAAGGCCTCTGCTCAGCAGCGTGCTGGTCGTGCCGGTCGTACACGACCAGGAAAATGCTTCCGTCTGTACACGGAGGAAGCCTTCAAGAAGGAACTGATTGAGCAGACTTACCCGGAAATTCTTCGGTCCAATTTGTCGTCAACTGTTCTcgagttgaagaagctggGAATTGACGACCTTGTCCACTTCGACTTGATGGACCCGCCAGCTCCTGAAACTCTGATGCGAGCCCTTGAAGAGCTCAACTACCTTGCCTGTCTGGACGACGATGGAAATTTGACCGAGCTTGGCCGACTGGCTTCCGATTTCCCTCTCGACCCGGCTCTTGCTGTAATGCTGATCAGCTCACCAGAGTTCTATTGCTCCAACGAGATCCTCTCTATTACCGCCCTTCTCTCTGTTCCCCAGCTCTTTGTTCGTCCTAATTCGCAGCGCAAGCGCGCGGACGAGATGAAGAACTTGTTTGCGCATCAAGATGGTGACCATCTCACTATGCTGAACGTCTATCACGCCTTCAAGAGCCCCGAGGCCCAGGCAAATCCCAAACAATGGTGCCATGACCACTTCCTTTCCCTTCGTTCCCTTCAATCGGCCGATAACGTGCGGATGCAATTGCTTCGCATCATGGAGCGATCGGAGCTTGAGATGATTTCGACACCTTTTGAAGACAAGAAGTATTACGAGAATATCCGCCGCGCTCTTTGCGCCGGTTTCTTTATGCAAGTGGCCAGAAAGGAGTCCCAGGGCAAGAGCGTGTACACAACAATCAAGGACAACCAGAATGTCCTGTTACACCCTTCGACAGTACTAGCTCACGACGCCGAGTGGGTCCTGTACAATGAGTTCGTTCTGACAACGAAGAACTACATTCGCACAGTTACTGCAGTCAAGCCTGAGTGGTTGCTG GACATTGCACCCACTTACTATGATCCTTCCTCCTTCCCGAAGGGTGAGACGCAGACTGCTCTCCTTCGCGCTAGAGACAGACTTGCgcgcaaggagaagatgcgTGCCGAAAAGCGACGATAG
- a CDS encoding Autophagy-related protein 18, producing the protein MAMNFVTFNQDYSYLAVATSRGFRIFTTDPFAKSYETKEGNIAVIEMLFSTSLVALILSPRRLQITNTKRQSTICELTFPTTVLSVKLNRKRLVIVLEDQIYLYDIQTMGLLSTIDTSPNPHAICALAPSSDNCYMAYPLPQKASTTAKQPAHAPPGASHVSPTTGDVLIFDASKLEAINVIEAHRSPLACITLNSDGTLLATASDKGTIIRVFSVPDGRKLYQFRRGSMPSRIYSMSFNTTSTLLCVSSSTETIHLFRLTQQGPTSDASSAHSPVGRDSQSASSLYGQHDEDEHGGETGADLENRKHNGTLMGMIRRTSQNVGGAVAAKMGGYLPKGVSEMWEPARDFAWFKLPRSAQSTGNVGNNGPLRSVVAMSSNTPQVMVVTSDGNFYVFNIDLSKGGEGTLTKQYSVIDSVDKLGHPSMDY; encoded by the exons ATGGCGATGAACTTTGTGACCTTCAACCAGGACTACAGCTACCTGGCTGTGG CCACGTCTAGAGGCTTCCGCATCTTCACGACCGATCCCTTCGCCAAGAGCTATGAAACAAAGGAAGGCAACATTGCGGTTATTGAGATGCTCTTCTCAACCTCCCTAGTTGCGTTGATTCTCTCTCCGCGACGACTTCAGATCACGAACACCAAG CGTCAAAGCACAATATGTGAACTCACATTTCCAACGACGGTGCTTTCTGTGAAGTTGAATCGGAAGCGTTTAGTGATCGTGCTCGAGGACCAGATCTACCTCTACGACATTCAAACAATGGGCCTCCTTTCCACAATCGATACTTCGCCCAATCCGCACG CGATCTGTGCCCTGGCGCCCTCGTCGGATAATTGTTACATGGCATACCCACTTCCTCAAAAGGCTTCCACGACAGCTAAGCAACCGGCCCACGCTCCCCCAGGAGCGTCGCATGTCTCGCCAACCACTGGGGACGTCCTCATATTTGATGCGTCCAAGCTAGAAGCGATTAATGTCATCGAAGCCCATCGCTCACCACTGGCCTGTATCACATTGAATAGTGATGGCACACTACTTGCGACTGCCTCTGACAAGGGCACTATCATCCGTGTCTTCTCCGTCCCCGATGGTCGCAAACTTTATCAGTTCCGGCGCGGGTCTATGCCTTCCCGGATCTACAGCATGTCTTTTAACACCACTTCAACCTTGCTCTGCGTCTCATCCTCCACCGAGACAATCCATTTGTTCAGACTAACCCAGCAGGGACCTACTTCAGATGCCTCATCTGCCCACTCGCCAGTTGGCCGTGACTCGCAATCCGCCAGCAGCCTCTATGGACAGcatgacgaggatgagcaCGGTGGTGAGACGGGTGCCGATCTGGAAAACAGAAAGCACAACGGCACATTGATGGGCATGATCCGGCGGACTTCACAGAATGTTGGCGGTGCTGTTGCTGCCAAGATGGGAGGTTACCTGCCCAAGGGTGTGAGTGAGATGTGGGAGCCCGCACGCGACTTTGCCTGGTTCAAGCTTCCTCGCTCAGCTCAAAGTACTGGTAACGTCGGTAACAATGGACCGCTGAGGAGTGTTGTTGCCATGAGCAGCAACACGCCGCAGGTGATGGTTGTCACCAGCGATGGGAATTTCTACGTCTTCAACATTGATTTGtccaaggggggggagggaacGCTCACCAAGCAGTACTC TGTGATCGATTCTGTTGACAAACTAGGCCATCCATCAATGGATTACTGA